A window of the Bradyrhizobium ottawaense genome harbors these coding sequences:
- a CDS encoding CmpA/NrtA family ABC transporter substrate-binding protein, whose translation MSTFDDPFDSDRALSRAGCICGQHRSAAEHEHATLALRCEPVPTESEEKRYQGVVASAVVRAMFPRDAARRAFLRSVGASTALAAISQFFPIKAATEAFADAGVPEKKDLKVGFIPITCATPIIMASPLGFYAKQGLNVEVVKTAGWAVIRDKTINKEYDAAHMLAPMPIAISLGLGAQPIPFAVPAIENINGQGITLAMKHKDKRDPKDWKGMKFAIPFDYSMHNYLLRYYLAEHGLDPDTDVQLRSVPPPEMVANLRADNIDGFLAPDNICQRAIYDGVGFLHILSKEIWDGHPCCSFAASKEFITGSPNSFAALTRAIVDATAYASKAENRKQIAEAIAPANYLNAPVTVLEQVLTGTYADGLGGIKTDAKRVDFDPFPWQSFAVWMLTQMKRWGQIKGDVDYKQVAEQVYLATDTGKVMTEMGLTPPSSSYKSFAVMGKTFDPTKPDDYLASFKIRKVT comes from the coding sequence ATGTCTACTTTCGATGATCCCTTCGATTCCGACCGCGCGCTTTCGCGGGCCGGCTGCATCTGCGGCCAGCATCGCTCCGCGGCCGAACATGAGCATGCGACGCTGGCGCTGCGCTGCGAACCGGTGCCGACCGAGAGTGAGGAAAAACGCTACCAGGGCGTCGTGGCCTCCGCGGTGGTTCGCGCGATGTTTCCCAGGGATGCCGCGCGCCGCGCCTTTCTGAGATCGGTCGGCGCCTCGACCGCGCTGGCCGCGATCTCGCAATTCTTTCCGATCAAGGCCGCGACCGAAGCGTTCGCCGACGCCGGGGTGCCCGAGAAAAAGGATCTCAAGGTCGGGTTCATCCCGATCACCTGTGCGACGCCGATCATCATGGCGTCGCCGCTCGGCTTCTATGCCAAGCAGGGCCTCAACGTCGAAGTCGTGAAGACCGCCGGCTGGGCCGTGATCCGCGACAAGACCATCAACAAGGAATACGACGCCGCGCACATGCTGGCGCCGATGCCGATCGCGATCTCGCTGGGACTCGGTGCGCAGCCGATCCCGTTCGCAGTGCCGGCGATCGAGAACATCAACGGGCAGGGCATTACGCTTGCCATGAAGCACAAGGACAAGCGCGATCCCAAGGACTGGAAGGGCATGAAGTTCGCCATTCCGTTCGACTATTCCATGCACAATTACCTGCTTCGCTACTACCTCGCCGAACACGGCCTCGATCCCGACACCGACGTGCAGCTCCGCTCGGTGCCGCCGCCGGAAATGGTCGCCAATTTGCGTGCCGACAACATCGATGGCTTTCTGGCGCCCGACAACATCTGCCAGCGCGCGATCTATGACGGCGTCGGCTTTCTGCATATCCTGTCGAAGGAAATCTGGGACGGCCATCCCTGCTGCAGCTTTGCCGCGAGCAAGGAATTCATCACGGGATCGCCGAACAGTTTTGCGGCGCTGACACGCGCCATCGTCGACGCCACCGCCTATGCCTCGAAGGCCGAGAACCGCAAGCAGATCGCGGAGGCGATTGCGCCTGCCAATTATCTCAACGCCCCGGTCACGGTGCTGGAGCAGGTCCTCACTGGCACCTACGCCGATGGTCTCGGCGGTATCAAGACCGACGCCAAGCGCGTCGATTTCGATCCGTTCCCCTGGCAGTCGTTCGCGGTCTGGATGCTGACCCAGATGAAGCGCTGGGGCCAGATCAAGGGCGATGTCGATTACAAGCAGGTCGCCGAACAGGTCTATCTCGCCACCGACACCGGCAAGGTGATGACCGAGATGGGACTGACGCCGCCGTCGTCCTCGTACAAATCCTTCGCCGTGATGGGTAAGACGTTCGACCCGACCAAGCCGGACGATTATCTGGCGAGCTTCAAGATCAGGAAGGTGACGTGA